Proteins encoded in a region of the Candidatus Methylomirabilota bacterium genome:
- a CDS encoding patatin-like phospholipase family protein, producing the protein MLRHLAGRRGSALALLACALGAGSTAASSCGTSARPLATPTTLVLSGGGAKGAYEAGVAAWLVERGLPIRLVAGSSAGALNAAMIAAGRTDRLEALWRELTRDRVYSLRTRVLFGGLLPGWLTLLILDRAGSLFDPAPLRELIAESLDLERIRASPVRLLVVTTDLARREQRLFDNATVTREALMAAAAVPGAFPAVDVEGALLVDGGLTGRAPVLEALAAAPDVERAVVVMSYAAEERGAPPTTVRRALEEAFEMGMIHQIRRDVELARLKFPAAEVHLLAPSAPLSLRPLDFDPAGMARALERGREDARACLSGWATR; encoded by the coding sequence ATGCTCCGCCATCTCGCGGGCCGACGCGGCTCCGCGCTCGCCCTCCTCGCGTGCGCGCTCGGCGCCGGATCCACGGCCGCGTCGTCGTGCGGCACCTCCGCGCGCCCGCTCGCCACGCCGACCACGCTCGTGCTCTCGGGCGGCGGCGCCAAGGGCGCCTACGAGGCCGGGGTGGCCGCGTGGCTCGTGGAGCGCGGGCTGCCGATCCGCCTGGTCGCGGGCTCGTCGGCGGGCGCCCTGAACGCGGCCATGATCGCCGCCGGCCGGACGGATCGACTGGAGGCCCTCTGGCGCGAGCTCACTCGCGATCGCGTGTACTCGCTGCGCACGCGAGTGCTCTTCGGCGGGCTCCTGCCCGGCTGGCTGACCTTGCTGATCCTGGACCGTGCCGGCTCGCTCTTCGATCCGGCTCCGCTGCGCGAGTTGATCGCCGAGAGCCTCGACCTCGAGCGTATCCGCGCCTCCCCGGTCCGCCTCCTCGTGGTCACCACCGACCTGGCCCGCCGCGAGCAGCGCCTCTTCGACAACGCGACCGTGACGCGTGAGGCTCTCATGGCGGCCGCCGCGGTGCCCGGGGCGTTTCCCGCGGTCGACGTCGAGGGCGCGCTGCTGGTCGACGGCGGCCTGACCGGCCGCGCGCCGGTGCTGGAGGCGCTCGCGGCGGCGCCCGACGTCGAGCGGGCGGTGGTGGTGATGAGCTACGCGGCCGAGGAGCGCGGCGCCCCGCCCACCACCGTGCGGCGAGCTCTCGAGGAAGCCTTCGAGATGGGGATGATCCACCAGATCCGGCGCGACGTCGAGCTGGCCCGTCTGAAGTTCCCCGCCGCGGAGGTGCACCTGCTGGCCCCGTCGGCCCCGCTGTCGCTCCGGCCGCTCGACTTCGATCCGGCCGGGATGGCCCGCGCGCTGGAGCGCGGGCGCGAAGATGCGCGCGCCTGCCTCAGCGGCTGGGCGACGCGCTGA